The Chryseobacterium indicum genome includes a window with the following:
- a CDS encoding response regulator transcription factor: MNILLLEDDLILSAELCKFLESNNFTCDKIYDGETFLRQIRNSSYDLYLLDINVPKINGLDVCQTIRSFDKNTPIIIISAYGDLSDKKDAFTRLADDYLVKPFQFEELLLRINSLLRRKTPSENMDQEIIRIDDLIVNKTEQKVYRGGNEISLTLKEFQLLVYLAEAQGRTVSKQQITEHVWEHNFNTNTNTVEVYINFLRKKIDKDFKVKLIHTRSGFGYYLSPL, from the coding sequence ATGAATATTCTTTTATTGGAAGACGATTTAATTCTTTCGGCGGAACTTTGCAAATTTCTGGAGTCAAATAATTTTACATGCGACAAGATTTATGATGGGGAAACATTTCTTCGCCAGATCAGGAACAGTTCCTACGATTTGTATCTTCTGGACATCAATGTTCCGAAAATTAACGGACTGGACGTTTGTCAGACCATCCGTTCTTTCGATAAAAATACACCCATTATCATTATTTCTGCTTACGGAGACCTTTCCGATAAAAAAGATGCCTTTACACGTTTGGCGGATGATTATCTGGTAAAACCGTTTCAATTTGAGGAATTATTGCTGCGTATCAATTCTCTGCTGAGAAGAAAAACACCTTCTGAAAATATGGATCAGGAAATTATCAGGATTGATGATCTCATTGTGAATAAAACTGAACAGAAAGTCTATCGTGGCGGAAATGAAATCAGTCTTACCCTGAAGGAATTTCAGTTGTTGGTTTATCTTGCGGAAGCGCAGGGAAGAACAGTTTCCAAACAGCAGATTACAGAACACGTCTGGGAACATAACTTTAATACCAATACCAATACTGTAGAAGTCTACATCAATTTTTTGCGTAAAAAGATCGATAAAGATTTTAAAGTAAAACTTATCCACACCCGATCGGGTTTCGGATATTATTTAAGCCCGTTATAG
- a CDS encoding efflux RND transporter periplasmic adaptor subunit — protein sequence MKNYIIPVMIALSVLSCSKKEEEAKPQAKKGFELSNTMLNSIDLAKVEKKYIEDDYNFYGKISADKNSYIDVYPLVGGNVLSVNVELGDHVTKGQVLATIRSTELAEVQKDVSDAKTDLILAQNNLRVAKEMYEGKLNTERDVLEAKSQLQKAQDQLQRASAVSTVYNVKKGNIYSVVAPISGYIVQKNINKDMQLRSDRSDNIFDVANTTNVWAIMNVNESDIDKISLGMKAQVSTLSYPDKVFDGKIDKIFKIIDPQTNAMQARVVLDNQNGLLIPESKATIKVTSSENKTALTVPSKAVIFDDNRSFVVIYKSRTDVKVKEIKVLKQVGDITYVSEGLSEGEQVITNNQLLIYRSLNS from the coding sequence ATGAAAAATTATATAATTCCGGTAATGATTGCCCTGTCTGTTTTATCCTGCTCCAAAAAAGAGGAAGAAGCAAAACCGCAGGCAAAAAAAGGTTTTGAACTGAGCAACACGATGCTGAATTCAATCGATTTAGCAAAAGTTGAAAAAAAATATATAGAAGACGATTACAATTTCTACGGAAAGATTTCAGCAGATAAAAACAGCTACATCGATGTCTATCCTTTAGTCGGCGGAAATGTTTTAAGCGTGAATGTTGAACTGGGCGATCATGTAACAAAAGGGCAGGTTCTCGCCACCATACGAAGTACAGAATTGGCGGAAGTACAGAAAGATGTGAGCGATGCAAAAACAGATTTGATTCTTGCCCAGAATAATCTTCGTGTTGCCAAAGAAATGTATGAAGGAAAACTGAATACCGAAAGAGACGTTCTGGAAGCCAAAAGCCAGCTTCAGAAAGCACAGGATCAGTTGCAGCGGGCAAGTGCAGTGAGTACAGTATATAATGTAAAAAAAGGAAATATCTACAGCGTTGTTGCGCCAATCAGCGGATATATTGTTCAGAAGAACATCAATAAAGATATGCAGCTCAGAAGCGACCGAAGCGATAATATTTTTGATGTTGCCAATACCACCAACGTTTGGGCAATCATGAACGTAAATGAATCTGATATTGATAAAATCAGTCTCGGAATGAAAGCGCAGGTTTCCACATTATCGTATCCGGATAAGGTTTTTGACGGGAAAATTGATAAAATTTTTAAAATTATTGATCCTCAAACCAATGCGATGCAGGCGAGAGTAGTGCTTGATAACCAGAACGGACTGCTGATTCCGGAAAGCAAAGCGACGATTAAAGTGACGAGTTCGGAGAATAAAACCGCACTTACGGTTCCTTCCAAAGCTGTGATTTTTGATGATAACAGAAGTTTTGTGGTGATCTATAAATCCAGAACCGATGTAAAAGTGAAAGAAATAAAAGTCCTGAAACAGGTAGGAGACATTACCTATGTTTCCGAAGGGTTATCCGAAGGAGAACAGGTAATCACAAACAATCAGTTGTTGATTTATCGCTCTTTGAATAGCTGA
- the secE gene encoding preprotein translocase subunit SecE encodes MSSFVDFLKGSYNEFRHKVEWPKWSDLQSSTIVVTVATVILALFTFGVDELFSKAISNIIGMLINLFN; translated from the coding sequence ATGAGTTCATTTGTCGATTTTTTAAAAGGTTCTTATAACGAGTTCAGACATAAAGTTGAATGGCCAAAGTGGTCTGATCTGCAATCGTCTACAATTGTAGTAACTGTTGCAACAGTGATCTTGGCGTTATTTACTTTTGGAGTTGATGAATTGTTTTCTAAAGCAATCAGCAACATCATTGGAATGCTAATCAACTTGTTCAATTAA
- a CDS encoding DUF4394 domain-containing protein: MRKLLHLCTVLFSTIILFSCDDSDDMMSTDMNMPVQGPDLMAYGLTANNELVAFNANNPKMFTSKTAVTGVVSGEKLMSIDFRPATGELYALSNASKLYIINTSNASARAVSTTAFSPAVSGTIASIDFNPTVDRIRLVSNTGQNLRLHPETGAVAATDMNINGGGTPAVTGVAYTNSKSGASSTVLYDIDMTSGKLFKQDPPNNGTLVEVGSLGTTFTGQAAFDIKYDNGVALLALNSNLHLLDLNTGKATNIGMLQQQIIDLAIPTEPVAYAVDNSNNLQIFNPNSPMPVSKAITGLQTGESILGIDFRPLNGQLYALGSSSRLYTINLGTGAATAVGTSPFATLLAGTDFGFDFNPTVDKIRVVSNTGQNLRLDPVTGGITAADGMLNPGTPMIGAAAYTNNSAGATSTTLFVIDHNTDKLYQQNPPNNGTLVETGSLGINITSANGFDIGSMSQKAYLLATVGTATKIYSINTSTGAATTVSDFPNAVRGFAVGLGF; the protein is encoded by the coding sequence ATGAGAAAATTATTACATTTATGTACCGTACTGTTCAGCACCATTATCCTTTTTTCATGTGATGATTCCGATGATATGATGTCTACAGACATGAATATGCCTGTACAGGGACCCGATCTTATGGCTTACGGACTTACGGCGAACAACGAACTTGTTGCCTTCAATGCCAACAATCCTAAAATGTTTACTTCTAAAACCGCTGTTACAGGAGTAGTTTCCGGAGAAAAACTGATGAGCATTGATTTCAGACCTGCAACAGGAGAGCTTTACGCTTTATCCAATGCAAGTAAGCTTTACATCATCAACACTTCCAATGCTTCTGCAAGAGCAGTAAGTACAACCGCATTTTCACCTGCTGTCTCAGGAACTATTGCTTCGATTGATTTTAATCCTACCGTTGACAGAATTCGTCTGGTGAGCAATACAGGACAGAATTTAAGACTTCATCCGGAAACGGGAGCGGTTGCTGCAACCGATATGAACATTAACGGAGGTGGAACTCCTGCTGTAACAGGAGTTGCTTATACCAACAGCAAATCCGGAGCTTCAAGCACAGTATTGTATGATATTGATATGACTTCCGGAAAGTTATTTAAGCAGGATCCGCCTAACAATGGAACATTGGTAGAAGTCGGAAGTCTGGGGACTACTTTTACAGGACAGGCTGCTTTTGATATTAAATATGATAACGGTGTTGCGTTATTAGCTTTAAATAGTAATTTACATCTATTGGATTTGAATACAGGTAAAGCAACCAACATCGGTATGCTTCAGCAGCAGATCATTGATCTTGCAATTCCAACAGAACCTGTTGCTTACGCGGTAGATAATTCAAACAACCTTCAGATTTTCAATCCGAACAGTCCGATGCCTGTTTCAAAAGCGATTACAGGTCTCCAGACAGGTGAAAGTATTTTAGGAATAGATTTCAGACCGTTGAACGGACAGCTTTATGCTTTGGGAAGTTCAAGCAGACTGTATACTATTAACTTAGGAACAGGAGCTGCAACTGCAGTAGGAACTTCTCCTTTTGCTACGTTACTTGCGGGAACAGATTTCGGGTTTGATTTTAATCCGACCGTTGACAAGATCAGAGTCGTGAGCAACACGGGACAAAATCTACGTCTTGATCCTGTAACAGGCGGAATAACGGCAGCAGACGGAATGCTGAATCCGGGAACTCCGATGATCGGAGCGGCTGCTTATACCAATAATTCTGCAGGAGCTACTTCAACGACTTTATTCGTTATCGATCATAATACAGACAAATTGTATCAACAAAATCCACCGAACAACGGAACTTTGGTAGAGACAGGTTCTTTAGGAATCAACATTACCAGTGCGAACGGTTTCGATATCGGAAGCATGAGCCAAAAAGCATATTTACTGGCAACGGTAGGAACAGCAACAAAAATATACAGCATTAATACTTCTACGGGGGCTGCAACTACGGTTTCAGATTTCCCCAATGCAGTAAGAGGTTTTGCTGTGGGATTAGGATTCTAA
- a CDS encoding ATP-binding protein has product MSLKRKIALNLSIAFSLLFGIVMVVIYMSFNDFRREEFKERFRQRLEFTSHFIAKSKDFEEEAPIFFNENSDNILLNETILIFNGQKELIYSTIKDRNVTWDNDLLKELDEKKVIYSEKTVPEIYAALRTINGENYYILTSALDTNGKSKLEYLKYLLITAYVMSALLIGFFSYYFMGQFLKPLEDLNQEISEVTAHKLTTQIPVRNSNDEIDVLAKSFNTMIGRLDDVFQSQKDFTASASHEIRTPITRMAFQLENLIKFGQHSPETLSSLQQIQRDVYQLSDLTNSLLLLTKFDRENIQSIYEEVRIDEVIFESFEAVEKSYPKLKLDFLISEDTSEDALLTIKGIQSLLDIVFINLFKNAAIYSDDVEVDVLIKENDEYLIVDVISHGNTIPKEEQAKLFEAFKRGKNSQNISGSGLGLRIVKRILEYHGAQIIYTSPADLLNKFSVIFVK; this is encoded by the coding sequence ATGTCTCTAAAAAGGAAGATCGCACTTAATCTCAGTATTGCCTTTTCATTGCTTTTCGGTATTGTGATGGTGGTAATTTATATGTCTTTTAATGATTTCCGAAGAGAAGAATTCAAAGAAAGATTCAGGCAGAGACTGGAGTTCACTTCTCATTTCATTGCCAAGTCTAAAGATTTTGAAGAAGAAGCTCCTATTTTTTTTAATGAAAATTCGGATAATATTCTTTTAAACGAAACCATATTAATTTTCAACGGGCAGAAAGAACTGATCTACAGCACCATTAAAGACCGTAATGTGACCTGGGATAATGATCTTCTTAAAGAGCTTGACGAAAAAAAAGTAATCTATTCCGAAAAAACAGTTCCCGAAATTTATGCGGCATTAAGAACCATCAACGGAGAAAATTACTATATTTTAACAAGTGCTTTAGATACCAATGGAAAATCCAAACTGGAATATCTCAAATATCTTTTAATAACGGCTTATGTGATGAGTGCCCTTCTCATTGGCTTCTTCAGTTATTATTTCATGGGACAGTTTTTAAAACCTCTGGAAGATCTTAATCAGGAAATTTCTGAAGTTACAGCTCATAAATTAACAACCCAGATCCCGGTTCGTAATTCTAACGATGAGATTGATGTTCTCGCCAAATCCTTCAATACGATGATCGGAAGATTAGACGATGTTTTTCAGTCGCAGAAAGATTTTACCGCAAGTGCTTCCCACGAAATACGGACACCGATCACAAGAATGGCTTTTCAGCTTGAAAATTTAATAAAATTCGGGCAGCATTCTCCTGAAACATTATCATCTTTGCAGCAGATTCAGAGGGATGTGTATCAGCTTTCGGATCTTACCAATTCACTTTTGCTGCTTACCAAATTCGACAGGGAAAATATCCAGAGTATTTATGAAGAAGTGAGAATTGATGAAGTTATTTTTGAATCCTTTGAAGCGGTTGAAAAAAGCTACCCCAAATTGAAACTGGATTTTCTGATCTCCGAAGATACTTCTGAAGATGCTCTTTTAACCATTAAAGGAATTCAGTCTTTACTCGATATTGTTTTCATCAACTTATTTAAAAATGCAGCCATCTATTCCGATGATGTGGAAGTGGATGTACTGATTAAAGAAAATGACGAATATCTGATTGTTGACGTTATTTCCCACGGAAATACCATTCCGAAAGAAGAACAGGCAAAACTTTTTGAAGCCTTTAAAAGAGGAAAAAATTCTCAGAATATTTCAGGTTCCGGATTGGGTTTAAGAATTGTTAAACGAATTCTCGAATATCACGGCGCACAAATTATCTATACTTCTCCGGCAGATCTCCTCAATAAGTTCAGTGTGATTTTTGTGAAATAA
- the tuf gene encoding elongation factor Tu, with amino-acid sequence MAKETFNRNKPHLNIGTIGHVDHGKTTLTAAISAVLASKGLAEKKDFSAIDSAPEEKERGITINTAHIEYETEKRHYAHVDCPGHADYVKNMVTGAAQMDGAIVVCAATDGPMPQTREHILLCRQVNVPRIVVFMNKVDMVDDAELLELVEMELRDLLSTYEFDGDNSPVIQGSALGALTAATEGNSDDKWFKTVEQLMDAVDEWIEEPTRDTDKPFLMPIEDVFSITGRGTVATGRIEAGIINTGDPVDIVGMGDEKLTSTITGVEMFRKILDRGEAGDNVGLLLRGIEKTDIKRGMVIAKKDSVKPHKKFKASVYILSKEEGGRHTPFHNKYRPQFYVRTTDVTGEIFLPEGVEMVMPGDNLEITVELLQPIALNEGLRFAIREGGRTVGSGQVTEILD; translated from the coding sequence ATGGCAAAGGAAACGTTTAATCGTAACAAACCACACTTGAACATTGGTACTATTGGTCACGTTGACCATGGTAAAACTACTCTTACAGCTGCTATTTCTGCTGTATTAGCTAGCAAAGGTCTTGCTGAGAAAAAAGACTTCTCTGCAATTGACTCTGCTCCAGAAGAAAAAGAAAGAGGTATTACTATCAATACAGCTCACATCGAATACGAAACTGAAAAAAGACACTATGCTCACGTTGACTGTCCAGGTCACGCGGATTACGTAAAGAACATGGTAACTGGTGCTGCTCAGATGGACGGAGCTATCGTGGTATGTGCTGCAACTGACGGACCAATGCCTCAAACAAGAGAACACATTCTACTTTGCCGTCAGGTAAACGTGCCAAGAATCGTTGTTTTCATGAATAAAGTTGACATGGTAGATGATGCTGAGTTATTAGAGCTTGTTGAAATGGAGCTTAGAGACTTATTATCTACTTATGAATTCGACGGAGATAACTCTCCAGTTATTCAAGGTTCTGCATTAGGAGCTCTTACTGCTGCTACTGAAGGTAACTCTGATGACAAGTGGTTCAAAACTGTTGAGCAGTTAATGGATGCTGTTGACGAGTGGATCGAAGAGCCAACAAGAGATACAGATAAGCCATTCTTGATGCCAATCGAAGATGTATTCTCTATTACAGGTAGAGGTACTGTAGCAACTGGTAGAATCGAGGCTGGTATCATCAACACTGGTGATCCTGTAGATATCGTAGGTATGGGTGATGAAAAATTAACTTCTACAATTACAGGGGTTGAGATGTTCAGAAAAATCCTAGACAGAGGGGAGGCTGGTGATAACGTAGGTCTATTGTTGAGAGGTATTGAAAAAACTGACATCAAGAGAGGTATGGTTATCGCTAAGAAAGACTCTGTGAAGCCACACAAAAAATTCAAAGCATCTGTTTATATCCTTTCTAAAGAAGAAGGTGGACGTCACACTCCATTCCACAACAAATACCGTCCTCAGTTCTACGTAAGAACTACTGACGTTACAGGTGAGATCTTCTTACCAGAAGGTGTAGAAATGGTAATGCCTGGTGATAACTTAGAGATCACTGTAGAATTGTTACAACCAATCGCTCTTAACGAGGGTCTTAGATTCGCGATCAGAGAAGGTGGTAGAACAGTTGGTTCAGGTCAGGTAACTGAAATCTTAGACTAA
- a CDS encoding TolC family protein yields MNKFAGLFIVISSFMTAQQQMSLRDCEEAFQKNNLQLLAEQYNINMADADILQAKIWELPQLSGQINAYNPEDRKVFDFGHAKGAQVTQLIYMGGKKKNEIAFAKSNKELARLQFAQLLVDLKSQLRSTYFDLYYEKLKLDNTNKQLGYMNDLLAAYKIQSAKGNVSLKDEVRLQSIVIQLNNDKVGINKNILEFEQTLKLLTGVTEDIEPQLSDSEAKEILAAQPFGDETELQKKALENNADYQYNLKLIDNSKLYAQWQKSLNVPDLNLGAGWDQNGGTFKNEVNLMVGIPLPLWKSNKGNVDKANFAIQQNQKNAEFQKLNLETKVQSAYKIWKTQYDQLSQIKSTDLNNMELVYNGMLNNFRKGNISLIEFTDFMDSYRETALQIYDMKNGIMQSAEQLNQLVQTKIFY; encoded by the coding sequence ATGAACAAATTTGCAGGGCTGTTCATCGTCATTTCCTCATTCATGACGGCACAACAGCAAATGTCGCTTCGGGATTGCGAAGAAGCTTTCCAGAAGAACAATTTACAACTGCTCGCCGAACAGTACAACATTAATATGGCTGATGCAGATATTTTGCAGGCTAAAATCTGGGAACTTCCGCAGTTGAGCGGACAAATTAACGCATACAACCCCGAAGACAGAAAAGTTTTCGATTTCGGACACGCAAAAGGAGCGCAGGTCACCCAATTAATTTACATGGGGGGCAAAAAGAAGAATGAAATTGCCTTCGCAAAATCCAATAAGGAATTGGCGCGGCTTCAGTTTGCCCAGCTTTTGGTTGATCTCAAATCCCAGCTCCGTTCCACTTATTTTGATCTTTACTACGAAAAACTAAAACTCGACAATACCAATAAGCAATTGGGTTACATGAACGATCTTCTGGCTGCCTACAAAATACAGTCTGCCAAAGGAAATGTTTCGCTGAAAGATGAAGTTCGATTACAGAGTATTGTCATTCAGCTAAATAACGACAAAGTCGGAATCAATAAAAATATTCTTGAATTTGAACAGACTCTGAAACTTCTTACAGGAGTTACTGAAGATATAGAACCCCAGCTTTCCGATTCTGAAGCGAAAGAAATTCTTGCTGCTCAGCCTTTTGGCGACGAAACGGAACTTCAGAAAAAAGCACTCGAAAACAATGCCGATTATCAATATAATTTAAAATTAATCGACAACAGTAAGCTGTATGCGCAATGGCAGAAATCTTTAAACGTTCCCGATCTCAATCTCGGGGCAGGGTGGGACCAGAATGGCGGAACCTTCAAAAATGAAGTCAATCTGATGGTCGGAATTCCTCTTCCACTTTGGAAATCCAATAAAGGAAATGTGGATAAAGCGAATTTTGCCATTCAGCAGAACCAGAAAAATGCAGAATTTCAGAAGCTGAACCTTGAAACAAAAGTACAGTCGGCTTACAAAATATGGAAAACACAATACGATCAGCTGAGTCAGATTAAATCAACCGATCTTAATAATATGGAACTGGTCTACAACGGGATGCTGAATAATTTCAGGAAAGGCAACATCAGTCTTATTGAATTTACAGACTTTATGGACAGTTACCGCGAAACGGCACTTCAGATTTACGATATGAAAAACGGGATCATGCAGTCTGCAGAACAATTGAATCAACTAGTACAAACGAAAATCTTCTATTAA
- a CDS encoding efflux RND transporter permease subunit yields the protein MNKFIKNIIAFSLKNKAFTFIWVAILAVSGFISFKNMPIEAFPDVTNTQIVIITQWNGRSAEEVERFVTTPIELAMSPVQKKTSVRSTTMFGLSIVKILFDDGVDDIFARNQVNNQLRTVSLPDEVDPEVQPPYGPTGEIFRYTLQSKTKDSRELLTLQNWVIDRALRGVPGVADINVFGGQDKVFELSIDPRALDKYNLTPLQVYDAVTKSNLNVGGDVIEKNGQAYVVRGIGLVKSVADIGNITIQNDSGNPVLVKNVAEVHESSMPRVGQAGLNHQEDTVEGIVVMRKGENPREVLVGVKAKIKELNEKMLPKDVKMVTFYDRDNLMDFTTHTVMHNLIEGIVLVTVIVLIFMADWRTTLIVSIIIPLSLLFAFLCLKLAGMSANLLSLGAVDFGIIIDGAVVMVEGLFVMLDHKAHKYGDEKFNKLAKAGWIKQTGTGLGKAIFFSKLIIITSLIPIFSFQKVEGKMFSPLAFTLGFALMGALIFTLTLVPVLSHILLNKNVKEKNNPFVNFWDRIVLKGFNFTFKHKKLSLIVSLSFLAVTLFSGKFLGTEFLPQLNEGSLWITAEMPMSSSLKESLNTADLLKKDIMSFPEVTDVLAQTGRSNDGTDPNGFGFVQFAVNLKPKEEWKRNITYEELIEEIDKKLRNYQGITFNYSQPISDNVAEAVAGFKAENGIKIYGDNLQTLDVLAGKVLKEVKDIKGVKDAGIIKNIGQPEVSVVLDRDKMAAYGVMPDDAQSVLEMAFGGKTASEMFDGERKFPIRLRYSQEYRKDENDIAALMVPTQDGAKIPLKEISTIEKDNGAAFIYRDDIKRYIGIKFSIRDRDLGSTIADAQKAVAKIDLPDGYSVGWTGQFENQQRASKRLAQVVPISILGIFFLLFILFGNMKDSLLVLANVPFALIGGIIALHVTGINFGISAGVGMIALLGICIQNGVILITEFHQNVKNGMDLDSSLLNGVKSRTRPVIMTALMASIGLMPAALSTGIGSESQKPLAIVIIGGLITATVLTLLIFPIIFWIFNRTKKSQQI from the coding sequence ATGAACAAATTCATTAAAAATATCATTGCTTTTTCGTTAAAAAATAAAGCATTTACCTTTATTTGGGTAGCGATTCTGGCGGTTTCGGGATTCATAAGTTTCAAGAACATGCCCATTGAAGCCTTTCCCGATGTTACCAATACCCAAATTGTCATCATCACCCAATGGAACGGACGAAGTGCCGAAGAAGTAGAACGTTTCGTTACCACACCCATTGAACTCGCAATGAGTCCGGTTCAGAAGAAAACCAGTGTAAGAAGTACCACGATGTTCGGACTTTCCATTGTTAAGATTCTGTTTGACGATGGAGTAGACGATATTTTTGCCAGAAATCAGGTCAATAATCAGCTTCGGACCGTGAGTCTTCCCGATGAAGTGGATCCCGAAGTTCAGCCGCCTTACGGACCGACCGGAGAAATTTTCAGATACACTTTACAAAGCAAAACCAAAGATTCCAGAGAACTGTTAACCTTACAAAACTGGGTAATCGACCGTGCTTTGAGGGGAGTTCCCGGCGTTGCAGACATCAACGTTTTCGGAGGTCAGGACAAAGTGTTCGAATTAAGCATCGATCCGAGAGCATTAGATAAATACAATCTTACACCGCTTCAGGTCTATGATGCCGTCACAAAAAGTAATTTGAATGTCGGCGGTGATGTTATTGAGAAAAACGGACAGGCTTATGTGGTGCGTGGAATCGGTCTGGTGAAATCTGTTGCCGATATCGGAAATATTACCATCCAGAATGACAGCGGAAACCCTGTTCTCGTTAAAAATGTTGCGGAAGTACACGAAAGTTCGATGCCAAGAGTAGGACAGGCGGGACTTAATCATCAGGAAGATACTGTTGAAGGAATTGTCGTGATGCGAAAAGGAGAAAATCCGCGTGAAGTTTTGGTCGGCGTAAAAGCAAAAATTAAAGAACTCAACGAAAAAATGCTTCCGAAAGATGTAAAAATGGTCACTTTTTATGACCGTGATAATCTCATGGATTTCACCACGCACACCGTAATGCACAACCTTATTGAAGGAATTGTTCTGGTTACGGTAATTGTTTTGATTTTCATGGCAGACTGGAGAACAACGCTTATCGTTTCCATCATCATTCCTTTATCCTTATTGTTTGCGTTTTTATGTTTGAAACTCGCGGGAATGAGCGCAAATTTACTTTCACTCGGAGCGGTAGATTTCGGAATTATCATCGACGGAGCCGTCGTCATGGTGGAAGGACTTTTCGTGATGCTCGATCATAAAGCCCATAAATACGGTGATGAAAAATTCAACAAACTGGCAAAAGCAGGCTGGATCAAACAGACCGGGACAGGTCTTGGAAAGGCAATCTTCTTTTCAAAATTGATTATCATTACTTCCCTGATTCCGATTTTCTCATTCCAGAAAGTGGAAGGAAAAATGTTTTCACCATTGGCATTTACGTTAGGTTTTGCTTTAATGGGTGCTTTGATTTTTACGTTAACGCTTGTTCCGGTGCTTTCGCACATCCTTTTAAATAAAAATGTAAAGGAGAAAAATAATCCATTCGTGAATTTCTGGGACAGAATTGTTTTAAAAGGATTCAATTTTACTTTTAAACATAAAAAACTCAGCTTAATTGTTTCTCTGTCATTTTTAGCGGTGACTTTATTTTCAGGCAAATTTTTAGGAACCGAATTTTTACCACAGTTAAATGAAGGTTCATTGTGGATTACCGCCGAAATGCCGATGAGTTCATCTCTAAAAGAATCTTTAAATACAGCCGATCTTCTTAAAAAAGACATTATGAGTTTCCCGGAAGTCACGGATGTTCTCGCGCAGACGGGAAGAAGTAATGACGGAACCGACCCGAATGGTTTTGGATTCGTACAGTTTGCCGTGAATCTTAAACCCAAAGAAGAATGGAAACGGAACATTACTTATGAAGAACTGATTGAAGAAATCGATAAAAAATTAAGAAACTATCAGGGAATTACATTCAATTATTCCCAGCCGATTTCAGACAACGTGGCTGAAGCAGTTGCCGGTTTCAAAGCAGAAAACGGGATTAAAATCTACGGAGACAACCTACAGACTTTGGATGTACTTGCTGGAAAAGTTTTAAAGGAAGTAAAAGATATTAAAGGTGTAAAAGATGCCGGAATTATCAAAAATATCGGTCAGCCGGAAGTAAGCGTAGTCCTCGACAGGGATAAAATGGCGGCTTACGGAGTAATGCCCGATGATGCACAGTCGGTTCTGGAAATGGCTTTCGGAGGAAAGACCGCTTCAGAAATGTTTGATGGCGAAAGAAAATTCCCGATCCGTCTCCGTTATTCGCAGGAGTACAGAAAGGATGAAAATGATATTGCAGCCTTAATGGTTCCTACGCAGGACGGTGCTAAAATTCCGCTCAAAGAAATCAGCACTATTGAAAAAGACAACGGAGCTGCATTTATTTACAGAGATGATATTAAAAGATACATCGGGATTAAATTTTCCATCCGCGACCGTGATTTGGGAAGTACGATTGCCGATGCGCAGAAAGCGGTTGCTAAAATTGATCTTCCGGACGGATATTCTGTAGGATGGACCGGTCAGTTTGAAAATCAGCAGAGAGCTTCAAAACGATTGGCGCAGGTTGTTCCCATCAGTATCTTAGGAATTTTCTTTCTTTTATTTATCCTTTTCGGAAATATGAAAGATTCTTTACTGGTTTTGGCAAACGTTCCTTTTGCGCTAATCGGCGGAATTATCGCACTGCACGTTACCGGAATTAATTTCGGCATTTCAGCCGGAGTGGGAATGATTGCCCTTTTGGGAATCTGTATTCAGAACGGGGTTATCCTCATTACAGAATTTCATCAAAATGTTAAAAACGGAATGGATCTGGACAGTTCATTGCTGAATGGGGTGAAATCCAGAACGCGTCCCGTCATTATGACGGCTTTAATGGCATCCATCGGATTAATGCCTGCAGCTTTATCCACAGGAATCGGATCAGAGTCCCAAAAACCTTTGGCGATTGTTATTATCGGAGGACTGATTACGGCAACTGTTTTAACCCTGCTGATTTTCCCGATTATTTTCTGGATTTTCAACCGAACTAAAAAATCTCAACAGATCTGA